One Setaria italica strain Yugu1 chromosome II, Setaria_italica_v2.0, whole genome shotgun sequence DNA segment encodes these proteins:
- the LOC111256256 gene encoding E3 ubiquitin-protein ligase EL5-like, which yields MMASVRTVLFLLPPVSVLLVAAVRCLCRVAARKLSALARAQFPSGGSSSSPSFRYYLPVGVEKQGGDAAMRELPVALYYRRRRSCCGEEQDEEQQQAAECVFCLSVIEEGSEVREVKCRHLFHRCCLDRWLLARPLATCPLCRCRLLAAARAPWEEDYGEGEDSDSDMMLFMACVHSRSSWLWPS from the coding sequence ATGATGGCGAGCGTGAGAACGGTGTtgttcctcctccctccggtcTCCGTCctcctggtggcggcggtgcggtgCCTCTGCCGCGTGGCGGCGCGCAAGCTCAGCGCGTTGGCGCGTGCTCAGTTTCCGtccggcggctcgtcgtcgtcgccgtcgttcCGGTACTACCTCCCCGTTGGCGTGGAGAAGCAGGGCGGCGACGCTGCCATgcgcgagctgccggtggcgcTGTActacaggaggaggaggagctgctgcggcgaggagcaggatgaggagcagcagcaggcggcggagTGCGTGTTCTGCCTGAGTGTCATCGAGGAGGGGTCGGAGGTGAGGGAGGTCAAGTGCCGGCACCTCTTCCACCGGTGCTGCCTCGACCGGTGGCTCCTGGCGCGGCCGCTGGCGACGTGCCCGCTCTGCCGCTGCCGgctcctggcggcggcgcgggcgccgtgGGAGGAGGACTACGGCGAGGGGGAGGACTCGGACTCGGACATGATGCTGTTCATGGCGTGCGTGCACAGCCGGAGCAGCTGGTTGTGGCCGTCGTGA
- the LOC101772631 gene encoding myosin-11: MRRFFFFGSSAANAGDENGTPGSDSGTKHKKTLEADVGRESSGSCSTRLSRSRSRRQKRNKEEPAIPKQLRRSMSFSSPAKNTCLDERCFSFSGDVPCTLYDEFDAPQHVKDVTPNIWSPEGNPVLREYAIKIPKEHSSIENDSPRSRCCSCSAGHSPVSSPIALRCRSTRLSNLLNKNEVLDRYIDRGHEDAMVNEKQRQYSSTASMVSNLGRPPRPQSTVPPIPKSMKENTESYPDVDIKDDCLWQVAQEGTRDNCKITAMCNAGRNHISMPDAFERDSATSVEDIYEDLQDVRPPNVICPSACPISGEQETDDMLLQRAKEVESRFIVPCGDEYEFNMLRDKGMSSNDMFQLIQQLIEDRKQLADELSSQIRARIAERSAAKEQYKQSKKELDTRTRRLEKEKSEIQTTLEREMDRRSHDWSVKLSRFQSEEERLHERVRELAEQNVSFQREVTFLEANKAEASTKAASLEMQNNKLNDDIEKLRNEHEKLHNSSVDLRARFTEVVEERDHIREYLKDKEGENKALHKVIARLQTTCNEQERAITGLRQGCKAELDNKFVECDSDKTRKLQMELIRLTGVEQKLRGEIQSCHLEVESLRQENIALLNRLQGVGNGATFSSIRLDQELQARVDSLQMQGLSLLDKISQLCTKLLDLMKHKKLENESFSGNDVLTVSDYTFEYQSIKGGIESLKRSLKTINSVLNEKQSVKEKSGETAARGSSSREQTDDFGLKLKEEAMLSRVLKEALLSKELDIEQLESDLASSLRIQVVMRNEIQRVQDELSCITHKAKKLELQVSKKDEAINELQQDFQESAKELASLRGTLKTVTEERDLSWQESKQLRRNINIMQNEVVSLKKKIEALDEDILLKEGQITILQDSIDKPFDIICSPRSMREFDME; the protein is encoded by the exons ATGAGAAGATTCTTTTTCTTTGGGTCCTCCGCTGCAAATGCTGGGGATGAAAATGGGACACCAGGCAGTGATAGCGGGACTAAGCATAAAAAGACGCTGGAGGCAGATGTGGGCAGGGAAAGTTCCGGTTCCTGCAGCACAAGGTTGTCAAGATCCAGAAGCCGTCGTCAAAAGCGGAATAAGGAGGAGCCAGCCATTCCGAAGCAGCTCAGGAGGTCCATGTCATTCTCGTCTCCGGCCAAAAACACTTGCTTGGACGAACGATGCTTTAGTTTCTCTGGTGATGTTCCATGCACTTTGTATGATGAATTTGATGCACCTCAGCATGTCAAAGATGTCAC CCCCAACATATGGTCACCAGAAGGGAATCCAGTTTTGAGAGAATATGCAATAAAGATCCCGAAAGAACATTCTTCCATTGAAAATGATTCTCCTCGTTCAAGATGTTGTTCATGCTCGGCAGGGCACTCTCCTGTTAGTTCTCCCATTGCTCTTCGATGCAGGTCAACAAGACTAAGCAATCTATTAAACAAGAATGAAGTACTAGATCGATACATTGATAGAGGGCATGAAGATGCAATGGTAAATGAGAAACAGAGGCAGTACTCCTCCACCGCATCTATGGTTTCTAATTTGGGAAGGCCACCTCGACCCCAATCAACAGTACCACCCATACCAAAATCAATGAAAGAGAATACAGAGAGCTACCCAGATGTAGACATAAAAGATGACTGCCTTTGGCAAGTTGCTCAAGAGGGTACAAGAGATAACTGCAAGATTACAGCTATGTGCAATGCAGGTAGAAACCACATAAGCATGCCAGATGCTTTTGAGAGAGACAGTGCTACATCTGTTGAAGATATTTATGAAGATTTGCAAGATGTGAGACCTCCAAATGTTATTTGCCCCTCCGCTTGTCCTATTTCAG GGGAGCAAGAAACTGATGACATGTTGCTGCAAAGAGCTAAAGAAGTTGAGTCAAGGTTCATTGTTCCTTGTGGAGATGAATATGAATTCAACATGCTCAGAGATAAGGGAATGAGCTCAAATGACATGTTTCAATTGATCCAGCAGTTGATAGAAGATAGGAAACAGTTAGCAGATGAACTGTCTTCACAGATCAGAGCACGTATTGCAGAAAGATCTGCTGCCAAAGAGCAATACAAACAATCAAAGAAAGAACTAGATACCAGAACTAGGAGgttggagaaggagaagagtgAAATACAAACTACACTGGAGAGAGAGATGGACAGAAGGTCACACGATTGGTCTGTCAAACTATCAAGATTTCAATCTGAAGAAGAGAGACTACATGAAAGGGTGAGAGAACTTGCAGAGCAGAATGTCTCATTTCAAAGAGAAGTTACTTTTCTTGAAGCAAACAAGGCTGAAGCTTCAACCAAAGCTGCAAGTTTGGAAATGCAAAACAACAAACTAAATGACGATATAGAGAAACTCAGAAACGAGCATGAGAAGCTCCATAATTCCTCAGTAGATTTGCGTGCTCGTTTTACCGAGGTTGTAGAGGAAAGGGACCACATCAGGGAATACTTGAAGGACAAGGAGGGAGAGAACAAAGCATTGCACAAAGTGATTGCTAGACTACAAACAACATGTAATGAACAGGAAAGGGCAATCACAGGTCTAAGACAGGGATGCAAAGCTGAATTAGACAATAAATTTGTTGAGTGTGACAGTGATAAAACGAGGAAATTGCAAATGGAACTTATTAGACTGACAGGGGTGGAGCAAAAGTTGAGAGGTGAAATTCAATCTTGTCATCTTGAAGTGGAGTCCCTCAGACAAGAGAACATTGCACTCTTAAATCGTTTACAAGGTGTTGGAAATGGAGCAACCTTCTCCTCAATTCGCCTTGACCAGGAGCTTCAGGCTAGAGTGGACAGCCTGCAGATGCAAGGCTTGTCATTGCTTGATAAGATCAGCCAACTTTGCACCAAATTGCTGGATTTGATGAAACACAAGAAACTTGAAAATGAATCTTTCAGTGGCAATGATGTGTTGACAGTCAGTGATTACACTTTTGAATACCAAAGCATCAAAGGAGGAATTGAAAGTTTGAAGCGAAGTTTGAAGACAATCAATTCTGTACTGAATGAAAAGCAAAGTGTAAAAGAAAAATCTGGTGAGACTGCAGCTAGAGGTAGTTCTTCCAGAGAGCAAACG GATGATTTCGGACTCAAGCTGAAAGAAGAGGCTATGCTCAGTAGAGTACTAAAGGAGGCACTCTTGTCAAAGGAACTTGACATTGAACAATTGGAGTCTGATCTGGCATCTTCACTTCGTATTCAAGTTGTTATGAGAAACGAGATCCAGAGAGTTCAGGATGAACTTTCTTGCATCACCCACAAGGCTAAGAAGTTAGAGCTTCAG GTATCCAAGAAGGATGAAGCAATCAATGAGCTCCAACAAGATTTCCAGGAATCTGCGAAGGAGCTTGCCTCTCTTCGCGGAACACTGAAAACAGTGACTGAGGAGAGGGACCTGTCGTGGCAGGAATCCAAGCAGCTCAGAAGAAACATCAACATCATGCAGAACGAGGTCGTGTCACTGAAGAAGAAGATCGAAGCCTTGGACGAAGACATACTCCTCAAGGAGGGGCAGATCACAATACTGCAGGATAGCATCGACAAGCCGTTCGACATCATCTGCAGCCCCAGGTCCATGAGAGAGTTTGACATGGAGTGA
- the LOC101773444 gene encoding ABSCISIC ACID-INSENSITIVE 5-like protein 2 yields the protein MGVQTMSSHGDDGRRGLSRQGSVYSLTLTEVETHLGEPLRSMNLDELLRTVLPAAPAAEPSAAAAKKTVDEVWRDIQSASGARQPTMDEMTLEDFLSRAGVAVDAGGGGCAGPHWLHQYPPQQQYLVPRPLPLGAGDAVYRDGVGVGVFLSQVAGRKRGAAAAVTGDGVVERTVERRQKRMIKNRESAARSRARKQAYTNELENKIALLEQENERLRKLKMLEPLEPPPEHERRPVPQPEVKQQLRRTNSATF from the exons ATGGGAGTTCAGACAATGTCGTCccacggcgacgacggccgccgcggcctctcGCGGCAGGGCTCGGTCTACAGCCTCACGCTGACCGAGGTGGAGACCCATCTGGGCGAGCCGCTGCGAAGCATGAACCTGGACGAGCTCCTGCGCACCGTGCtcccggccgcccccgccgccgagccgtcggcggcggccgccaagAAGACGGTGGACGAGGTGTGGCGCGACATCCAGAGCGCCAGCGGCGCTCGGCAGCCGACCATGGACGAGATGACGCTGGAGGACTTCCTCTcccgcgccggcgtcgccgtggacgccggcggcgggggctgcgCCGGGCCGCATTGGCTGCACCAGTacccgccgcagcagcagtaCCTGGTGCCGCGGCCCTTGCCGCTCGGGGCCGGCGACGCCGTGTACCGCGACGGGGTCGGGGTCGGTGTCTTCCTATCGCAGGTGGCCGGCCGgaagcgcggcgcggcggcggcggtgaccggGGACGGCGTGGTGGAGAGGACGGTGGAGCGGCGGCAGAAGCGCATGATCAAGAACCGCGAATCCGCGGCGAGGTCCCGGGCCAGGAAGCAG GCGTACACCAACGAGCTCGAGAACAAGATCGCCCTACTTGAGCAGGAGAACGAGCGTCTCAGGAAGCTCAAG ATGCTGGAGCCGCTGGAGCCGCCACCGGAGCATGAGCGGCGGCCAGTGCCCCAGCCGGAGGTGAAGCAGCAGCTCCGGCGAACGAATTCAGCCACCTTCTGA